Sequence from the Nocardiopsis sp. YSL2 genome:
ACCTGGTGTCGCCGCTGGGGGTCCCCGGTCTCTTGTGGTGCCCCGGATACGCCGAGATGGTGTACCGAGCCGGAAGGAAGGTCACTGACGTCGCGCGGGTTGCGCAACTCCGCTCGGAGCGCCTGTCTCATCTGTCCGCCGAGGTATGGGCGGTGTTCTCCATGGCTGCCCTGACAGGCGTCCCCCGAGAAGTCGCGGTCGCACAGGTCGAGCACCTCCTGTCCCTACCGGAGCGCGTGAGGTTGCACCTGATACCTGAGGGAGAAGGAACCGGCCTCGTGGGCATCCCCGGACCGATGATGGTGTTCACGCTGGCGGACGGCCGGAAGGTCGTTACGTCGGACCACCTTGAAGGGTCAGTTGTCCATGCCTCGTCGGTCGTGGCACGCGCGCAGGAACTTGTCAGGGACGCGCTATCGTTGGCGATGCCCCCCACAATGTCGCTGAGCGCCCTCAAGGAGTTGTTGTGACCTGCCCGCCCGACTGGCACAAGAGCACCTACAGCCCCAACAGTGGAGCGTGTGTTGAGGTCCGCGAGCACGCAGGTGGCGCGGACGTCCGCGACACGCAGAACCGGGACGCCGGGCACCTGACGGTCCCCCGCGCCGAGTGGACCGCTCTCCTCGCCGGAGTGCGATCCGCGGTGTAGGCCCCGCCCGATGAGGGCCTCACACCCCCAAAACCACGCGAACCCCCGGACACCCGTCCGGGGGTTCGCTGCTTCCCGGTCCGGGAGAACCCGGAGCCGCCCCTGAAACACCCCCGGAAAGCCGCGACATATCTTGAGTTACCCTCACTCGCGACATATCGTGAAGACATCGAGCGAGCGAAAGGGTGCACGATGGCACGTTGGACCATCGACCAGCCGATGACACAGACCCTGGACGGCATCGTCGCGCTGCGCGTCCGGATCATCGGCGGTCACGTCAACATCCTCCCCACCGACGACCCGGTCACCTTCGAGGTGACCGACATCGTCGGCGAGCCCGTCCTGGTCACCCAGGAGGCGGGCATCCTCACCATCCACTACGAGGACCTCACCGGGCAGGGACTCCTCGAACGGCTCCGGCCCATACAGCTCAACAGCTACAAGGGCATGGGCGGCCGCAAGGCCACCGTCAACCTGCGGATCCCGGCGGACTGCCCGGTCGAGGTCTCCACGGTCAGCGCGCCCGTCGTCGCCGCGGGGCTCCACTCCCGCACGAACATCAAGACCGCGTCCGGTGAGATCACCCTGGACGAGGTGTCCGGCGAGACCGAGGTGACCACGGCCTCCAGCAACGTGTCCGTGCGCGGTCCGCGGGGCAGCCTGAACTTCAACAGCGTCAGCGGCCAGCTCGCCGTGGCGGGAGGACGGCTGTCCGACTTCAACGCCAAGACCGCCTCCGGCCAGGTCCTCGCCGACACCGACCTCGCCCCGTCCGGTCGGGTCCGCCTGAACTCGGTCTCCGGTGAGATCGCCCTGCGGGTACCCGCCGAGACGTCCGCGACGGTCGAGATGCGCTCGGTCAAGGGCAAGCTGGAGTCCGACTTCGGCCTGGACCGGCGCAGCGCGCCCGCCCGCAGCCACCTCAGCGGGAAGATCGGCGTGGGCGTCGACCCCGCGACCATCACGACCACCACCGTGTCCGCCCGTACCGCGCTGCTGCGCCGCGCACCCGAGGCGCCCGCGGCGATCCCCGAGGGAGCCTGAATGAGCACCATCTTCGGCCACGGCAGACTCCGGCTGTACCTGCTCAAACTGCTGGACGAGAGCCCGCGCCACGGCTACGAGATCATCAGTCTGCTGCGCGACCGCTTCCTGGGCGTGTACTCGCCCTCACCCGGCACCATCTATCCCCGCCTGGCCCGGCTGGAGGAGGAAGGGCTGGTCACCCACACCGAGGAGGGCGGCCGCAAGGTCTACAGCCTCACCGACAAGGGGCGCGCCGAGCTGCGCGAGCGCAGCGGCGACCTGGACGACCTGGAGCGCGAGATCACCGACTCCGTGCGCGACATCGCGCGCGCGGTCAAGCAGGACGTGCGCGCCACCATCAGCTCCCTGCGCGAGGAGCTGAAGTTCGGCGCCGGCGGCACGCGCCGACCCGAGTCCGAGCCCGCCGGACAGCGGTCCGACCAGGACCGGACCGAGCAGGAGACCGCGTCGGCCGACGCGTCCACCTCCTCCGGGGAGGCCGGTGGGGAGGGGTCCGAGCGGGGCACGGACGGCGAACGGGGCCGCTGCGGACCCGAGGGCAGCCCGTGGGCCCGCGAGTGGGAGCGCTTCGCGCAGGGCTTCGGCGCGTTCGGCGCCGTGTGGGGCCGGGGCGACTCCGAGCGCCCGGGCGCCCCGGAGTTCGACCAGGCGCTGCGCGACTTCAGTGAGCGCGTCCGCGACGTCACCCGTGAGGCCGGGCACGTGGGCGAGGCCGCGGCGCGCGACCTGCGGCGCATCCTCGACGACACCATCGAGGTGATCCGCAGGGACATGCGCCACTGGGGCCCGCCCCGCGAGGACTCGAAGGAGGACCGCGACGCCGCCCCGAGCGACGCGCCGTCCGCGTCCGCCACCGAGACACCCGCGCCCGCTCCCGCGCCGGAGGCCGACACACCGTCGGACACCGGCAAGGGGGACCGGGGCACCGAGGCGCCGGAGGCCACACCGATGCCGCCGGCCGGCGGGTCAGGTGACCCGTGGAGCGAGGCGGTCGACGACCCCGAACGACCCGGCGAGGACAGGAACGACAGGTAGGACCCACGCACGGACAGGCCCGGAGGTGCCGCGGGGGCGCGCACTCCGGGCCTCTCCGTGCGTGGGGGCGCCGTCGGACGGTCAGAGGATGTGAAGCACGGCTACCGAAATGCACACGCGACAGGCAGCGAATCGAGGCGGGACGGCAAGCGGGCCCGGCGCGTGT
This genomic interval carries:
- a CDS encoding Scr1 family TA system antitoxin-like transcriptional regulator, whose product is MPVCGSRERYGEAIRIDLVSPLGVPGLLWCPGYAEMVYRAGRKVTDVARVAQLRSERLSHLSAEVWAVFSMAALTGVPREVAVAQVEHLLSLPERVRLHLIPEGEGTGLVGIPGPMMVFTLADGRKVVTSDHLEGSVVHASSVVARAQELVRDALSLAMPPTMSLSALKELL
- a CDS encoding DUF397 domain-containing protein, which encodes MTCPPDWHKSTYSPNSGACVEVREHAGGADVRDTQNRDAGHLTVPRAEWTALLAGVRSAV
- a CDS encoding DUF4097 family beta strand repeat-containing protein gives rise to the protein MARWTIDQPMTQTLDGIVALRVRIIGGHVNILPTDDPVTFEVTDIVGEPVLVTQEAGILTIHYEDLTGQGLLERLRPIQLNSYKGMGGRKATVNLRIPADCPVEVSTVSAPVVAAGLHSRTNIKTASGEITLDEVSGETEVTTASSNVSVRGPRGSLNFNSVSGQLAVAGGRLSDFNAKTASGQVLADTDLAPSGRVRLNSVSGEIALRVPAETSATVEMRSVKGKLESDFGLDRRSAPARSHLSGKIGVGVDPATITTTTVSARTALLRRAPEAPAAIPEGA
- a CDS encoding PadR family transcriptional regulator, with the protein product MSTIFGHGRLRLYLLKLLDESPRHGYEIISLLRDRFLGVYSPSPGTIYPRLARLEEEGLVTHTEEGGRKVYSLTDKGRAELRERSGDLDDLEREITDSVRDIARAVKQDVRATISSLREELKFGAGGTRRPESEPAGQRSDQDRTEQETASADASTSSGEAGGEGSERGTDGERGRCGPEGSPWAREWERFAQGFGAFGAVWGRGDSERPGAPEFDQALRDFSERVRDVTREAGHVGEAAARDLRRILDDTIEVIRRDMRHWGPPREDSKEDRDAAPSDAPSASATETPAPAPAPEADTPSDTGKGDRGTEAPEATPMPPAGGSGDPWSEAVDDPERPGEDRNDR